A single genomic interval of Lathyrus oleraceus cultivar Zhongwan6 chromosome 7, CAAS_Psat_ZW6_1.0, whole genome shotgun sequence harbors:
- the LOC127102218 gene encoding uncharacterized protein LOC127102218, with product MVFTTRVKESSNFELLNNDVFPDNNENVSDDDLSNDALVESYKTPYVKSGLKNPKLLKGGRKGLKCTSKTKGVIDLKLEVSKIRLEDIVAAEVEKKLKAMNIENRNNYKNNTASIKNLEVQLGQIAQQIASSQTPGSLLSRTVQNPRDQENVNTVTTKKKRAAKKEKVIPPEKPTEEKNKKDTKTVIKLPYPQRVTKKEPSKSDYEKFMTMFKKVEGHVSLFEALERMPMYNGKEVIFEKKPKAEELVALREKSSVNSLEQKILNKQKDPGTVTISCTIKERTFKRVLIDSGASVSLMPLSIYHMLGIKNVSDTKTNLKFTDHSRKDGYGIEEYVLVTIEDLSFHIDFVILDIPEDEETPIILGRPFMQTSRCNLDMDQGTLTLKVYDKEITLNFVEYQELEVEIEHHYQVGLIKIEARRQINIPTSEKDTRRHS from the exons ATGGTGTTTACTACTCGTGTCAAAGAGAGCTCAAATTTTGAGTTACTCAATAATGATGTTTTCCCTGATAATAATGAGAATGTCAGTGACGATGATCTATCTAACGATGCTCTTGTTGAATCCTATAAGACTCCTTATGTTAAAAGTGGATTGAAGAATCCCAAATTGTTGAAGGGAGGAAGGAAAGGATTGAA gtgtacaaGCAAAACTAAAGGAGTCATTGATCTGAAACTGGAAGTTAGTAAAATCCGTTTGGAAGATATAGTCGCTGCTGAAGTAGAAAAGAAATTGAAAGcaatgaatatag AGAATAGAAACAATTATAAAAACAACACCGCCTctataaaaaatcttgaagttcagctGGGTCAAATAGCACAACAAATAGCAAGTTCTCAAACACCAGGTTCCTTACTAAGTAGAACAGTTCAAAATCCAAGAGatcaggagaatgttaataccGTCACGACGAAAAAGAAAAGGGCCGCTAAAAAGGAAAAAGTTATACCACCTGAAAAGCCAACTGAGGAGAAAAATAAAAAGGATACTAAAACGGTGATTAAGTTaccctaccctcagagagtgacaaagaaggaaccaagCAAGTCAGACtatgagaaattcatgacaatgtttaaaaaggTAGAGGGTCATGtgtctttgtttgaagcactcgaGAGAATGCCCATGTATAATGGAAAAGAGGTAATTTTCGAGAAGAAACCAAAAGCAGAAGAACTGGTAGCCTTGAGGGAAAAGAGTAGTGTAAATTCACTAGAGCAGAAAATTCTAAACAAACAGAAGGATCCTGGAACGGTAACAATATCATGCACAAttaaagaaagaaccttcaaaaggGTACTAATtgattctggagctagtgtgagtctaatgccattatcaatctatcacaTGTTGGGTATTAAAAATGTCAGTGATACAAAGACAAATCTGAAGTTTACAGATCACTCGAGAAAGGATGGATATGGTATAGAAGAATACGTACTGGTAACAATAGAGGACTTGAGTTTTCATATTGATTTTGTgatcctagacatacctgaagatgaaGAGACACCCATCATTCTAggtcgacctttcatgcagacaagtcgatgcaatctcgacatggaCCAGGGCACGTTAACCTTAAAAGTTTACGATAAAGAAATAACATTGAATTTTGTGGAATACCAGGAGCTAGAGGTAGAAATAGAACATCACTATCAAGTAGGCTTGATCAAGATAGAGGCGAGAAGGCAAATTAACATACCAACATCAGAGAAAGATACAAGAAGACACTCTTAA